One Streptomyces sp. ML-6 DNA segment encodes these proteins:
- a CDS encoding acyltransferase domain-containing protein, with protein sequence MVERCAFVFPGQGAYLPAVLARLAVDEPLVEETLRPLDATAVRLGRSAPSRLLLDERAPALSELVDEAPADLHTALFAAEMVLFRLLTERHKLCPDVLLGHSFGELVALTAAGVYEPTEGMALVTARDEAFAARPPEHGGMLALEMSAPRAEALLVGLGEWEVTLAADNSPRQCVVSGPVEPLGRVRRAAGAIGVGATPLRVPYAFHHRMLAAVAGDFTRRATALRAGPARHLLHSAILGRRVDDTDAVADLVAAHLVRPTRFTDAVRLLHAQGVEVFVECGPRGTLSDLVTATVPGVRVVAPLRRRVGGPELAESLSGLTPASHTSTAPHASPIPTAPPTAPSPPTAPSLPVAPSPLAARVHRPGPAAEGTPSGAEAFPDRRSVVATLRTLYAAALGYPPEVLTDDADLEADLGVDSIKQTELFARAATRFGRTLPTDGSRLTRYTTLDALAGLLSTLPADGTGTGAPA encoded by the coding sequence GCGCCCGCTGGACGCCACCGCCGTCCGCCTCGGGCGGAGCGCCCCCTCCCGTCTTCTGCTCGACGAGCGGGCGCCGGCCCTGTCCGAGCTGGTGGACGAGGCCCCGGCGGATCTGCACACGGCGCTGTTCGCCGCCGAGATGGTGCTGTTCCGGTTATTGACGGAACGTCATAAGCTGTGTCCCGACGTGCTGTTGGGGCACAGCTTCGGCGAGTTGGTGGCCCTGACCGCAGCCGGGGTGTACGAGCCGACGGAAGGCATGGCGTTGGTCACCGCCCGCGACGAGGCGTTCGCCGCCCGCCCTCCGGAGCACGGCGGAATGCTGGCACTGGAGATGTCCGCCCCCCGGGCCGAAGCACTGCTGGTGGGCCTCGGGGAGTGGGAGGTGACCTTGGCCGCGGACAACAGCCCCCGCCAGTGCGTGGTGTCCGGCCCCGTGGAACCGTTGGGCCGGGTACGGCGGGCCGCCGGGGCGATCGGTGTCGGAGCGACCCCCTTGCGGGTCCCGTACGCCTTCCACCACCGCATGCTGGCCGCCGTGGCGGGTGACTTCACCCGTCGGGCGACCGCGCTGCGGGCCGGGCCCGCGCGGCATCTGCTGCACTCGGCGATCCTGGGACGGCGGGTGGACGACACCGACGCGGTGGCCGACCTGGTCGCCGCCCACCTGGTACGTCCCACGCGGTTCACCGACGCGGTCCGACTGCTTCACGCGCAGGGCGTGGAGGTGTTCGTGGAGTGCGGCCCCCGCGGCACCCTGAGTGATCTCGTGACGGCGACGGTACCGGGCGTACGGGTGGTCGCACCGCTGCGCCGCAGGGTGGGCGGCCCCGAGCTGGCCGAGTCGCTGAGCGGCCTGACACCGGCTTCCCACACATCCACCGCTCCCCATGCGTCCCCGATACCCACGGCACCCCCGACAGCCCCATCACCCCCGACAGCCCCATCACTCCCGGTGGCCCCATCACCCCTGGCGGCTCGGGTCCACCGGCCCGGCCCCGCGGCCGAGGGGACCCCGTCGGGTGCGGAGGCGTTCCCGGACCGGCGGTCCGTCGTGGCCACGCTGCGGACCCTGTACGCGGCGGCGTTGGGATATCCGCCCGAGGTCCTGACCGACGACGCCGACCTGGAGGCGGACCTCGGAGTGGACTCGATCAAGCAGACCGAATTGTTCGCCCGGGCCGCCACACGCTTCGGCCGTACACTGCCGACGGACGGCTCCCGCCTGACCAGGTACACCACCCTGGACGCGTTGGCCGGGCTGTTGAGCACACTGCCCGCGGACGGCACGGGTACGGGGGCACCGGCATGA